The DNA window CAAACACCGGAAGGAATCCCGTCGCTATCTCTACAGCCCCGCGGTTTCCGAAAAGAAAGCGAAGCGGTCGGCGCTAAAGCAGTTGCTGGGCACCTTCTTCGACGGCAAACCCGAGAAGTTGGTAGCCTCGCTGCTGGATCCTTCGGAACAGAATCTCAGCCGGGAAGAGATCGAACGCATCCGGGAACTGATCGACCGCCAGGAAGAATGACTTCGACACCCATCGCCGCCATCCTCTTTTCCCTCGTCGCGGCCACCGCCGTGCTCGCGCTCGGGCGTCGCGATGGCGAGAACTCCAGCCGGATCAGCGGGCTTGCGTTGCTACTTCTGCTCGCCTTTCCGCTGCTGAGCCTGCTCCCGAAGATTCCGATCCTGCCGGCAGCGGAGAACATCGCCTCCCAATCCTATTCCGTTTCCGTCGTGGTACTCGTGCTGCCGTTCGGTTCGCTGGTTCTCCTCGCCCGTCTGGCGATCGCGGGATGGACCCTGCAGCGGTGGAGGAAAGGGTCGAATCTTCTTGAGCAACGGACCACCCGCCATGGCCGCGCGGTGGAAGTGCGGTCGCTTCCGGAACTCGCCAGCCCCTGCGCGGCCGGCGTCTTCCGCCCTGTCATCTTCGTCCCGGCATCGTGGACCGAGTGGAATCTTTCGACGCGCGAAATGGTGCTCGCACATGAACTCGCCCATCACGCCCGACACGATCCCCTTTGGCGCTGGCTCGGATCCCTCGCCTGCGCGCTGCACTGGTTCAATCCACTGGTGTGGTGGCTGGCCCGTCGCCATGCCCTCCAATCGGAGTTCGCCTGCGACGCGGCAGTGGTCGCCTCGGGCGTCGATGCTTCGGCCTATTCCCATACCCTCTGCGATCTGGCCGCCGCCCGCACGCCCTCGCTGGCACTGGCCATGTCCGGACCGGCTCTGGGCGAACGCATCAAGCGGCTGCGTGACCGACCTCGCCGGGCCTCGCGCACGATGGCGGGCCTCGCATTGGCACTGCTGATCGGCAGCGCGCTGACAACGGCGATCTGCCGCCGGGCCGCCCCACCGGAGCAACCGGCGCCCGATCGTGGCGAGGTCATTCTCCGTCTCACCGCGGACCCGTTTCCGGCGAACCCGTGACCCGTACGCGATAAGGGGCCGACTATGCGTCGGCCCCTCGGAGATTCGGGTCTCAGTATTTTACCCCGCAGCCATAGGGCGGGGCTTTCGCCGTCTCGACCGGCTTGCCTGCGAGCAGGGCATCGACCGCGGCGACAACGAAGTTGGTAGCTCCCTCGACATCGGCAGCCTTGGTGCTTGGCTTGTTATCGATTCCACCCCCGAAGGCGAGCTTGCCGTCCTTGCCGATCACGAACATGTGCGGCGTCGTCTTCGCTCCATAGGCCTTGCCGACCTTGCCATCGGTATCGAGGACGATCTGGTCCGCCTTGCTCCCTTCCTTTTCGGCACGCTCGCCGAGCTTCTCCGCAGGCATGTAGCCGCCCTTCCCTTCGGCGGACGAGTTTACGGAAATCCAGACCACTTCGTCGTCCGAATACTTCTCTTGCAGCATCGGCATGTTGCC is part of the Haloferula helveola genome and encodes:
- a CDS encoding thioredoxin family protein, with amino-acid sequence MKMKSTMTWMAAAIVACGVANAVEPGDTAPGFTLPSVKGEEVSLSDYKGKVVVLEWINFGCPFVKKHYGSGNMPMLQEKYSDDEVVWISVNSSAEGKGGYMPAEKLGERAEKEGSKADQIVLDTDGKVGKAYGAKTTPHMFVIGKDGKLAFGGGIDNKPSTKAADVEGATNFVVAAVDALLAGKPVETAKAPPYGCGVKY
- a CDS encoding M56 family metallopeptidase, whose amino-acid sequence is MTSTPIAAILFSLVAATAVLALGRRDGENSSRISGLALLLLLAFPLLSLLPKIPILPAAENIASQSYSVSVVVLVLPFGSLVLLARLAIAGWTLQRWRKGSNLLEQRTTRHGRAVEVRSLPELASPCAAGVFRPVIFVPASWTEWNLSTREMVLAHELAHHARHDPLWRWLGSLACALHWFNPLVWWLARRHALQSEFACDAAVVASGVDASAYSHTLCDLAAARTPSLALAMSGPALGERIKRLRDRPRRASRTMAGLALALLIGSALTTAICRRAAPPEQPAPDRGEVILRLTADPFPANP
- a CDS encoding BlaI/MecI/CopY family transcriptional regulator, giving the protein MSEPALARRERQVMDLIYRLGEASAQDIQDELPDPPSYSAVRALLATMVDKGLIKHRKESRRYLYSPAVSEKKAKRSALKQLLGTFFDGKPEKLVASLLDPSEQNLSREEIERIRELIDRQEE